Proteins co-encoded in one Cucurbita pepo subsp. pepo cultivar mu-cu-16 chromosome LG15, ASM280686v2, whole genome shotgun sequence genomic window:
- the LOC111811738 gene encoding probable O-methyltransferase 3, whose protein sequence is MDLEGAKMGEVDGDELLEAQSHIWNHILAINKSMALKYAVQVGIPDIIHRYGPNPMPLSKLVSALQLHPQKTPHMHRLMRVLVHSGFFRTQKLSEQNGEEDEGYVLTNSSRLLVTTNPLTLAPYVFFVFESPLFQSWRSLPTWLQTEDRSPFDTANGVSFWECLGNDSTDDGDIFNKSMASDAKFVIRILLEKYKDVFDGFGSLVDVGGGTGNVVKSIAQAFPKMECTVFDLPQVVADLKGEGNFKYVQGDMFHAIPPADAILLKWILHDWNDDECVKILKNCKEAIMGNKKNGKVIVIDMVVGNNKRDDFIETQLSFDMVMMLMLGGKERDEKQWAQLIKEAGFSGYKIFPILGLRSLIEIYP, encoded by the exons ATGGATTTGGAGGGTGCAAAAATGGGAGAAGTGGACGGCGACGAGCTGCTGGAAGCTCAATCTCACATATGGAACCACATCTTGGCGATCAACAAGTCGATGGCTCTAAAATATGCGGTTCAAGTTGGCATACCAGACATCATCCACCGCTATGGCCCCAACCCCATGCCGCTCTCTAAACTTGTCTCCGCCCTTCAACTCCACCCGCAAAAGACACCTCACATGCATCGCTTAATGCGTGTATTGGTTCACTCTGGCTTCTTTCGAACACAAAAACTAAGTGAACAAAACGGTGAAGAGGATGAGGGATATGTGCTCACTAATTCATCTCGTCTTCTTGTTACAACCAACCCTTTGACTCTAGCTCCTTAcgtgttttttgtttttgaatcgCCTTTATTCCAGTCATGGCGCTCCCTCCCAACCTGGCTCCAGACTGAGGATCGATCACCCTTTGATACAGCCAATGGAGTCTCGTTTTGGGAGTGTCTTGGGAATGACTCGACGGATGATGGCGACATCTTTAATAAGTCCATGGCGAGTGATGCTAAGTTTGTGATACGTATTTTGTTGGAGAAATATAAAGATGTGTTCGATGGGTTTGGTTCGTTGGTTGATGTGGGAGGTGGGACTGGAAATGTGGTCAAATCCATTGCTCAAGCTTTCCCTAAGATGGAATGCACTGTGTTTGATCTCCCACAGGTTGTGGCTGATTTGAAAGGCGAAGGCAACTTTAAATATGTTCAAGGGGACATGTTCCATGCCATTCCTCCAGCTGATGCAATTCTATTGAAG TGGATACTACATGATTGGAACGATGACGAATGTgtgaagattttgaagaactGCAAGGAAGCAATTATGGGCAataaaaagaatggaaaagtGATAGTAATTGATATGGTGGTAGGCAACAACAAAAGAGATGACTTCATTGAAACTCAACTTTCCTTCGATATGGTAATGATGCTGATGTTAGGtggaaaagagagagatgaaaaacAATGGGCTCAACTCATCAAAGAAGCTGGATTTAGTGGCTACAAGATATTTCCAATTCTGGGTTTGAGGTCTCTTATCGAAATTTATCCTTAA